One Lysinibacillus sp. OF-1 DNA segment encodes these proteins:
- a CDS encoding CidA/LrgA family holin-like protein gives MKIVKSIVQIGYLYILLFIGNTIARLLHLPIPGSIIGLVLLFLLLQFHIIKLEWIELGAAVLLSELLLFFIPSAIGVIDYHALFGVQGMKVVLVIAVSAIVVMFVTGYTAQWLEQRKKSDTV, from the coding sequence ATGAAAATCGTCAAAAGTATCGTGCAGATCGGCTATCTTTACATCTTATTATTTATCGGAAATACTATTGCACGCCTACTTCACTTGCCGATTCCAGGGAGCATAATAGGGCTCGTCCTATTATTTTTACTTTTACAGTTTCATATAATCAAGCTTGAATGGATTGAATTAGGAGCAGCTGTATTACTAAGTGAACTCTTACTATTCTTTATCCCATCTGCCATCGGTGTAATTGATTATCATGCCTTATTCGGTGTGCAAGGAATGAAGGTTGTGCTGGTCATTGCTGTAAGTGCAATTGTCGTGATGTTTGTAACGGGCTATACAGCACAATGGCTAGAGCAACGAAAGAAGAGTGATACAGTATGA
- the hflC gene encoding protease modulator HflC, with protein sequence MDQKNKDLDKFLNFLSGKSKKAAPSEGDSGDNVVKMSKKGPNNPKKYISLAVTLTAIFALVIILLTNIYIVKESEYAVVRQFGEVVKFEREPGLNMKIPFIQSVTKLPKNQMTYEISEEEINTKDKKRIIIDNYAVWRITDPKLLISNAGTIEKVESRMEEFIYSVIRSELGRIDYNQIINDEDSSRGSINDTVTERVNELLSNDKYGIEVVDVRIRRIDLPTENEQSVFTNMISDRESIAQKYLSEGDAQKRRIEAKTDQEVQEMLATANKEAAIIQAEGEAEAAKIYNKSFSQDPEFYSLYRTLESYKKTVGEDTVIILPSTSPYANILSGYIK encoded by the coding sequence ATGGACCAAAAAAATAAGGATCTTGACAAATTCCTCAATTTTTTATCGGGCAAAAGTAAAAAAGCTGCTCCATCAGAAGGCGACTCAGGGGACAATGTAGTGAAAATGTCAAAAAAAGGTCCTAATAATCCAAAGAAGTATATCTCTTTAGCTGTAACATTAACAGCTATATTTGCTCTAGTGATTATTTTATTAACGAATATTTATATAGTGAAGGAATCGGAATATGCAGTTGTTCGACAGTTTGGAGAGGTTGTTAAGTTCGAGCGCGAACCCGGTTTAAATATGAAAATTCCATTTATTCAAAGTGTCACTAAGTTACCAAAAAACCAAATGACATATGAAATTTCAGAAGAAGAGATTAATACAAAGGATAAGAAGCGAATAATTATCGATAATTATGCTGTATGGCGTATTACAGATCCAAAATTATTAATTTCTAATGCTGGGACGATTGAAAAAGTGGAATCACGAATGGAAGAATTTATTTATTCTGTTATTCGATCTGAGCTTGGACGAATTGATTATAATCAAATAATTAATGATGAGGATTCTTCGAGAGGCAGCATTAATGATACGGTGACTGAACGTGTTAATGAACTGCTTTCAAACGATAAATACGGCATTGAAGTAGTAGATGTACGTATTCGTCGCATTGATTTGCCAACTGAAAATGAGCAATCTGTTTTTACGAATATGATTTCAGATCGTGAATCCATTGCCCAAAAATATCTTTCTGAGGGAGATGCTCAGAAACGTCGTATTGAAGCCAAAACAGATCAAGAAGTACAAGAAATGCTAGCTACAGCCAATAAAGAAGCTGCCATTATTCAAGCTGAAGGTGAAGCAGAAGCTGCAAAAATTTATAATAAATCATTCTCTCAAGATCCTGAATTTTATTCCTTATACCGCACGCTAGAATCATATAAGAAAACGGTTGGAGAAGATACGGTCATCATTTTACCTTCTACTTCACCATATGCCAATATTTTGTCTGGTTATATAAAATAA
- the mdh gene encoding malate dehydrogenase yields the protein MSLKRKKISVIGGGFTGATAAFLAAQKELGDVVLVDIPQAENPTKGKALDMWEAAPIQGFDSYVQGTSNYADTADSDVVIITAGVARKPGMSRDDLVQINQGVMKTVSKEIATHSPNATILVLTNPVDAMTYTVYKETGFPKNRVIGQSGVLDTARFCAFVAQELNISVKDITGFVLGGHGDTMVPLTRYSFAGGIPLETLISAERLEEIVDRTRNGGAEIVNLLGNGSAYYAPAAALIEMAEAIIKDQKRILPSIAYLEGEYGYHDLYLGVPTLLGANGIEKIFELELTDKEKAALDQSADAVRNVMKILV from the coding sequence ATGTCTCTGAAACGTAAAAAAATCTCAGTAATCGGTGGCGGCTTTACAGGCGCTACGGCAGCATTTTTAGCAGCTCAGAAAGAACTTGGTGATGTCGTATTAGTGGATATTCCACAAGCAGAAAATCCAACAAAGGGAAAGGCACTAGATATGTGGGAAGCAGCACCAATACAAGGGTTTGATTCTTATGTACAAGGCACTTCCAATTATGCAGATACGGCTGATTCGGATGTAGTCATCATTACTGCTGGTGTTGCGCGTAAACCAGGTATGAGTCGTGATGATCTCGTTCAAATCAATCAAGGTGTCATGAAAACTGTTTCAAAAGAAATTGCTACGCATTCACCAAATGCTACAATCCTTGTACTGACAAATCCAGTTGATGCCATGACTTATACAGTATACAAAGAAACTGGCTTCCCGAAAAATCGTGTTATCGGTCAATCGGGTGTTCTTGATACAGCTCGTTTCTGTGCATTTGTAGCACAAGAGCTCAATATTTCAGTGAAAGACATTACTGGCTTTGTATTGGGTGGTCATGGTGACACAATGGTGCCATTAACACGCTATTCATTTGCAGGTGGCATTCCGTTAGAAACATTAATTTCTGCCGAACGTTTGGAAGAGATTGTTGATCGTACACGCAATGGTGGAGCAGAAATTGTCAACTTACTTGGCAATGGTTCTGCCTATTATGCGCCAGCTGCGGCACTGATTGAAATGGCTGAAGCCATTATTAAAGATCAGAAACGTATTTTGCCATCTATCGCTTATTTAGAAGGTGAATATGGCTACCATGATTTATACTTAGGCGTTCCTACTTTACTTGGAGCCAATGGTATTGAAAAAATCTTTGAGCTTGAGTTAACGGACAAAGAAAAGGCAGCTTTAGACCAATCGGCAGATGCAGTCCGTAATGTGATGAAAATTTTAGTGTAA
- a CDS encoding AI-2E family transporter: MRNLKYFSYERTTSVLLFIFYLVILWFVLPVSLAIFLSFSTYPVINFLHKYCRIAYWIAAIIVEVLILTCIFLLVVISINSIIVIFPEIRETLQNFPLFSEYESMFVQVLKEKSLSIFDSIIIYTADLFQVLMKHVIEVFIFLVAYYFALLETRKSRYWFFQYVPKKYRHEWQSHFAKIMQLFHYFLFVEFQLFTITLLILCAGFMILQFEQAIIKAFIVAFADVLPFFGIGVFLVPMSIYFYFNGNTFLCVAILLLYLFVQLTRQLADSMLWSNTLQLRTFHTFFISAASILLFGFYGILLSPIFLFLAVKLKENSIFER; encoded by the coding sequence ATGAGGAATTTAAAGTATTTTTCATATGAAAGAACTACAAGTGTTTTACTTTTTATTTTTTATTTAGTAATACTTTGGTTTGTATTACCTGTTTCACTTGCAATTTTTTTATCCTTTTCGACGTATCCTGTTATAAATTTCTTACATAAATATTGTAGGATTGCCTATTGGATCGCAGCAATTATTGTGGAAGTACTCATATTAACTTGTATTTTTCTTCTTGTCGTCATATCCATTAACAGTATCATTGTTATCTTTCCAGAAATTCGAGAGACATTACAAAATTTCCCGCTTTTTAGTGAATATGAATCCATGTTTGTACAAGTATTAAAAGAAAAGTCACTGTCCATATTTGATTCTATCATCATTTACACAGCAGATCTTTTCCAAGTATTAATGAAGCATGTTATCGAGGTGTTTATTTTTTTAGTCGCTTATTATTTCGCTTTATTAGAAACACGGAAATCACGCTATTGGTTTTTTCAATATGTCCCTAAGAAATATCGCCATGAGTGGCAATCTCATTTTGCAAAAATCATGCAACTCTTTCATTACTTCTTATTCGTGGAGTTTCAATTATTCACCATTACCCTACTAATTCTTTGTGCAGGGTTTATGATCCTCCAGTTTGAACAAGCCATCATTAAAGCTTTTATTGTAGCATTTGCAGATGTATTACCATTTTTCGGAATCGGTGTTTTTCTTGTACCAATGAGCATTTATTTTTATTTCAACGGCAACACCTTTTTATGTGTAGCCATTTTACTACTGTATTTATTTGTTCAATTAACAAGGCAGCTAGCTGATTCAATGCTTTGGTCCAATACGCTACAATTACGTACATTCCATACATTTTTTATCAGTGCTGCCTCTATTCTATTGTTTGGCTTTTATGGGATCTTGCTTAGCCCTATCTTTTTATTTTTAGCAGTAAAGCTAAAGGAAAACTCTATCTTTGAACGATAA
- the hflK gene encoding FtsH protease activity modulator HflK: MSVKRTLMIVGLGIFGIIALITVFTSWYTVDESEQAVVITFGRADDMVTNPGLHFKLPWPVQSVEILSKETFSLQFGYKQNKEGDLEAYDAETKMITGDENIVLTDLVVQWKITEPNKFLFNSQDPERILHSATSSAIRSIIGSSSIDAALTEGKADIEAKTRQLLVSLIEKYDIGISVLGVKLQDVELPNKDVRAAFTAVTDAREMKNTKINEAEKYENQRINEAQGERDAIMSKAKGAKTARIEQAQGDVAVFNKMYEQYKGNQQITRERLILETLENVLPKAQIYIMNDDGSTMKYLPLQSLQPQQTQTEKKEGSGN; encoded by the coding sequence ATGAGTGTGAAAAGGACACTAATGATAGTTGGACTTGGAATATTTGGTATTATTGCACTTATTACAGTTTTTACATCATGGTACACGGTGGATGAATCAGAACAAGCTGTTGTCATTACATTTGGTCGTGCCGATGATATGGTTACAAATCCAGGCCTTCACTTTAAATTACCTTGGCCAGTGCAGTCGGTCGAAATTTTATCAAAAGAAACATTTAGTTTACAATTTGGCTATAAGCAAAATAAAGAGGGAGATCTAGAGGCCTACGATGCTGAAACAAAGATGATTACAGGGGATGAAAATATTGTTTTAACAGACCTTGTTGTTCAATGGAAAATTACTGAGCCTAATAAGTTTCTATTTAATTCACAAGATCCTGAAAGAATATTACATAGCGCGACATCGAGTGCCATTCGTTCTATTATCGGAAGTTCTTCTATCGATGCAGCGTTAACAGAAGGTAAAGCTGATATCGAAGCAAAAACGCGTCAATTATTAGTATCTCTTATAGAAAAGTACGATATTGGAATTAGTGTTTTAGGTGTAAAATTACAAGATGTAGAATTGCCAAATAAAGATGTGCGTGCAGCATTCACAGCTGTTACAGATGCACGTGAAATGAAAAATACGAAAATAAATGAAGCTGAAAAATATGAAAACCAACGCATTAATGAAGCCCAGGGTGAACGAGATGCGATTATGTCAAAGGCAAAAGGTGCTAAAACAGCTCGTATTGAGCAAGCACAAGGTGATGTAGCTGTCTTTAATAAAATGTATGAGCAGTATAAAGGCAATCAACAAATTACACGTGAGCGTTTAATTTTAGAGACGCTAGAAAATGTCTTACCAAAAGCACAAATTTACATTATGAATGATGATGGTAGTACGATGAAGTACTTGCCGCTACAGTCACTACAACCTCAGCAGACACAAACAGAGAAAAAAGAAGGGAGCGGTAACTAA
- a CDS encoding FxsA family protein, with amino-acid sequence MRKIFLGFVVYALAELALLIVIGQNIGVLSTLLLIIATSVIGIYVMKNKGMNSVQNVKNTLARGEAPGAALVDALLTFSGGLLLALPGFLTDLIGLLLLMPFSRKMFQPVVYYWMRKKMKKGQFIIVQR; translated from the coding sequence ATGCGTAAAATTTTTCTTGGTTTCGTTGTCTACGCTTTAGCCGAATTGGCGTTATTAATAGTCATTGGACAAAATATTGGTGTTTTAAGTACTTTATTGCTCATTATTGCAACGAGCGTTATTGGCATTTATGTCATGAAGAATAAGGGTATGAATTCTGTCCAAAATGTAAAAAATACGTTGGCACGCGGAGAGGCACCAGGTGCTGCTTTAGTGGATGCATTATTAACGTTTAGTGGTGGTTTGCTTTTAGCATTACCAGGATTTTTAACAGATCTGATTGGTCTACTATTGCTCATGCCATTTTCTCGAAAAATGTTCCAACCAGTTGTCTATTACTGGATGCGTAAAAAAATGAAAAAAGGCCAATTCATTATCGTTCAAAGATAG
- a CDS encoding response regulator transcription factor, whose translation MTKTILVIEDEFSIATLLKYNLEQAGYVVETAADGQEGLEKAIDLQPNLILLDLMLPKLDGMEVCKQIRQQRMNTPIIMLTAKDDEFDKVLGLELGADDYMTKPFSPREVLARVKAVLRRFTQNVVVDDKDEPKEKMYEFGQLRVFPERFEVFLQDEALEFTPKEFELLIYLLENKNRVLTRDQLLSAVWKYDFAGDTRIVDVHISHLRDKIEENSRKPMFIKTIRGLGYKFEEPKTT comes from the coding sequence ATGACAAAAACAATTTTAGTTATTGAAGATGAATTTTCGATTGCAACATTATTGAAATATAATTTAGAACAGGCTGGCTATGTCGTTGAAACGGCTGCTGATGGTCAGGAAGGACTTGAAAAAGCAATCGACCTACAGCCCAATTTAATTCTTTTGGATTTGATGCTTCCAAAACTAGATGGTATGGAGGTATGTAAACAAATCCGACAGCAACGTATGAATACGCCTATCATTATGTTAACTGCAAAAGATGACGAATTTGATAAAGTTCTTGGTCTTGAGCTAGGCGCAGATGATTATATGACAAAGCCTTTTAGTCCACGTGAAGTATTGGCACGTGTCAAGGCTGTGTTAAGACGTTTCACACAAAATGTTGTGGTAGATGATAAGGATGAGCCTAAAGAAAAAATGTATGAGTTTGGACAATTGAGAGTGTTTCCAGAGCGTTTTGAAGTTTTTTTACAAGACGAAGCATTGGAATTTACACCAAAAGAGTTTGAGCTACTTATTTACTTACTTGAAAATAAAAATCGAGTTTTAACACGTGATCAGCTATTAAGTGCTGTATGGAAATATGATTTTGCTGGCGATACTCGAATTGTGGATGTACACATTAGCCACCTTCGCGATAAAATCGAGGAAAATAGCCGTAAGCCAATGTTCATTAAAACAATCAGAGGCCTAGGTTATAAATTTGAGGAGCCGAAAACGACATGA
- a CDS encoding LrgB family protein, whose protein sequence is MSLFIATISLLGTIAIFYICKMFYKKYKKEWLSPMLMTPLVIIGILLLTGIPYKTYNTGANVLTNLLGPATVAFAIPIYKNVNLLKKHAFEIFVSIAVGSAVAIVSSFIMALVVGLNDELVHSLVPRSVTTPIAMDISNMIGGSPTLTAVFVMTTGILGSLLAPIVIKICRFHRPSSRGLMLGMGAHGTGTSKAFELGELEGTFASLAMIVAALISIVLSTTIFPVFEHLVINILLP, encoded by the coding sequence ATGAGTCTATTTATTGCTACCATCAGCTTATTAGGAACTATTGCTATTTTCTATATTTGTAAAATGTTCTATAAGAAATATAAAAAAGAATGGTTATCACCCATGTTGATGACGCCTTTAGTGATTATAGGTATTTTATTGCTGACAGGCATACCTTATAAAACCTATAATACTGGAGCGAATGTTTTAACAAATTTACTAGGGCCAGCAACCGTTGCGTTTGCGATTCCGATTTATAAAAATGTGAATCTATTAAAAAAACACGCATTCGAAATTTTCGTCAGTATTGCGGTTGGCTCTGCAGTTGCTATCGTATCATCCTTTATCATGGCTCTAGTGGTAGGGCTGAATGATGAGTTGGTGCATAGCTTAGTGCCACGTTCAGTAACAACACCTATAGCGATGGACATTTCAAATATGATTGGAGGTTCCCCTACTCTTACAGCCGTATTTGTTATGACGACTGGTATTTTAGGGAGCTTGTTGGCACCCATCGTTATTAAAATATGCCGTTTCCACAGACCTTCATCTAGAGGCCTAATGCTTGGGATGGGTGCTCATGGAACTGGTACTTCTAAAGCATTTGAACTTGGCGAGCTAGAAGGAACATTTGCTAGCCTGGCAATGATCGTTGCCGCCTTAATCAGCATTGTATTATCTACAACCATTTTCCCAGTATTTGAACATCTGGTTATCAATATCCTGTTGCCATAA
- a CDS encoding MaoC/PaaZ C-terminal domain-containing protein: protein MLQKNSKLGLTIDEITVGEKIHITEKIEDRDLLLYLGLTNDSNPLYIQHDYAAMTPFQKPIVPTIMLNGIITSAVSKYIPGPGARIIEQHLKYLGPLYHYELFDTLLEVTAVNKYDNTITVSVHSYNEQKELVIEGMLLVTPPLIL, encoded by the coding sequence TTGCTTCAAAAAAATAGTAAACTTGGTCTCACAATTGATGAAATTACAGTTGGCGAGAAGATCCATATAACAGAAAAAATCGAGGATAGGGATTTATTGCTGTATTTAGGGCTGACAAACGATAGTAATCCGCTTTATATTCAACATGATTATGCGGCGATGACACCTTTTCAAAAACCAATTGTGCCGACAATTATGTTAAATGGAATTATTACATCAGCTGTGTCCAAGTATATTCCGGGGCCAGGTGCGCGAATTATTGAGCAACATTTAAAATATTTAGGTCCTCTCTATCATTATGAATTATTTGATACGCTTTTAGAGGTAACGGCAGTCAATAAATACGACAATACGATTACGGTATCTGTACACTCATATAATGAGCAAAAGGAGCTTGTGATTGAAGGGATGCTGTTGGTGACACCACCGCTTATATTATAG
- the pnpS gene encoding two-component system histidine kinase PnpS: MKSMSNRLFLTFMLLLGTILAVLMIVIGQLFPVYIKQYNEQATTQLQASMDQVIDERKMELSKEDQEALYAVQSMKQEESLLSYVHARLYLVLAVLFTITLILIAIVSRYMIRNFTAPIDNVTETALELAKGNYRARAHENEHERMIPLSHSINILARNLQDITTIREVEEERLKTLIENMGSSLMMIGREGNISIVNRVFLERFDMQLDDVQGKVFRTIGLPKSLEQFIDHVFLTEMPYRQQIKMEIQQELYNKEVYGAPVIGDHGRWLGVVIVMHDITELVRLEQIRKDFVANVSHELRTPITSIKGFSETLLDGAYKDEKMLISFLEIIYKESNRLQMLIQDLLELSKIEQHGFTVNIMPMGLQDVLIRGAELTAPRLDEKNMSFQVDFERDVQVMGDANRIIQIVTNLITNAITYSPENTTVSIRLKENETHGIIEIEDQGIGIEKHEIARVFERFYRVDRARSRNSGGTGLGLAIVKHLVEAHHGRIQVESEVGMGTKMIVMIPKD, translated from the coding sequence ATGAAATCAATGAGCAACCGCTTATTCTTGACATTCATGCTTTTACTTGGAACGATACTAGCTGTCCTAATGATTGTTATAGGTCAGCTTTTTCCTGTTTATATCAAACAATACAATGAACAAGCAACCACGCAATTACAGGCGTCGATGGATCAAGTAATCGATGAACGCAAGATGGAATTATCAAAGGAAGATCAGGAAGCATTGTATGCAGTACAAAGCATGAAACAAGAGGAATCCTTGTTGTCCTATGTGCATGCCCGACTCTACTTAGTACTAGCTGTTCTTTTCACCATCACATTAATTTTAATCGCCATTGTAAGCCGTTATATGATTCGCAATTTTACGGCACCTATTGATAACGTGACAGAAACGGCTCTTGAGCTTGCCAAGGGAAACTACCGTGCACGTGCCCATGAAAATGAACATGAACGCATGATACCACTCAGTCATTCCATAAATATTTTAGCACGTAATTTACAGGATATTACGACGATACGTGAAGTAGAGGAAGAACGACTGAAGACCCTAATTGAAAATATGGGAAGCTCTCTCATGATGATTGGCCGTGAAGGAAATATTTCCATCGTGAATCGGGTATTTCTAGAGCGCTTTGATATGCAGCTTGATGATGTACAAGGAAAGGTATTTCGTACAATAGGTTTACCAAAATCATTAGAGCAATTTATCGATCATGTCTTTCTAACAGAGATGCCTTATCGACAACAAATCAAAATGGAAATACAGCAGGAGCTCTATAATAAAGAAGTCTACGGGGCACCTGTCATCGGGGATCATGGACGATGGCTAGGCGTTGTTATCGTTATGCACGATATAACGGAACTTGTTCGATTGGAGCAAATTCGAAAAGACTTTGTTGCTAATGTATCACATGAATTACGTACACCTATTACTTCTATTAAAGGCTTTTCGGAAACATTATTGGATGGGGCCTATAAGGATGAAAAAATGCTGATCTCCTTTTTAGAGATCATTTATAAAGAAAGTAATCGACTTCAAATGCTCATTCAAGATTTATTAGAGCTGTCAAAAATTGAGCAGCATGGCTTTACTGTCAATATTATGCCGATGGGCTTACAAGATGTTTTAATCCGTGGAGCAGAGCTGACTGCACCGCGGTTAGATGAGAAAAATATGAGCTTCCAAGTGGATTTCGAACGAGATGTCCAAGTAATGGGGGATGCCAACCGTATTATTCAAATCGTGACGAATTTAATTACCAATGCTATTACATATTCTCCTGAAAACACGACTGTTTCCATTCGTTTAAAGGAAAATGAAACACATGGCATTATCGAAATAGAAGACCAAGGAATCGGTATTGAAAAGCATGAAATTGCTCGTGTTTTTGAGCGTTTTTATCGTGTGGATCGAGCAAGAAGTCGTAATTCTGGCGGAACAGGATTAGGGTTAGCGATTGTGAAGCATCTTGTAGAGGCCCATCATGGTCGTATTCAAGTAGAAAGCGAAGTCGGAATGGGGACTAAAATGATTGTCATGATTCCAAAAGATTAA
- the citZ gene encoding citrate synthase has translation MSATKGLEGIVAAESKISSIIDDTLTYVGYNIDDLAENASFEEVIYLLWHTRLPKEDELAELKQQLADNMSIPQAIVDQFKTYPLSTVHPMAALRTAVSLLGVFDEEADVMDPEANYRKAIRLQAKIATAVTAFARVRKGLEPVEPKPELGYAANFLYMLKGEEPAAIEIEAFDKALVLHADHELNASTFTARVCVATLSDVYSGVTAAIGALKGPLHGGANEQVMKMLSEIGSLENVESYIQNKLDNKEKIMGFGHRVYRKGDPRAPHLRVMSKKLTELTGKPELYEMSVKIHDMIVEQKKLPANVDFFSASVYDSLGIDHDLFTPIFAVSRTSGWVAHILEQYANNRLIRPRAEYVGPGMQKYIPISER, from the coding sequence ATGTCAGCAACTAAAGGTTTAGAAGGTATCGTAGCAGCGGAATCTAAAATCAGTTCAATTATCGATGACACACTTACATATGTTGGTTACAACATTGATGATTTAGCAGAAAATGCGTCATTCGAAGAGGTAATTTACTTGTTATGGCATACTCGTTTACCAAAAGAGGACGAGCTAGCTGAATTAAAACAACAATTGGCAGACAATATGTCAATTCCGCAAGCGATTGTCGACCAATTCAAAACATACCCACTTTCAACTGTACATCCAATGGCTGCATTGCGTACTGCAGTATCTTTACTTGGTGTATTCGATGAAGAAGCGGATGTTATGGATCCAGAAGCAAACTACCGTAAAGCAATTCGTCTACAAGCTAAAATTGCTACAGCAGTAACTGCATTTGCACGTGTTCGTAAAGGTTTAGAGCCAGTTGAGCCAAAACCTGAATTAGGATATGCTGCAAACTTCTTATACATGCTAAAAGGCGAAGAGCCAGCAGCTATTGAAATTGAAGCATTTGACAAAGCATTAGTATTACATGCTGACCATGAATTAAACGCATCTACATTTACAGCACGTGTATGTGTAGCTACTTTATCAGACGTTTATTCAGGTGTAACAGCAGCAATCGGTGCATTAAAAGGACCACTTCATGGTGGAGCAAATGAGCAAGTGATGAAAATGTTATCTGAAATCGGCTCACTTGAAAATGTTGAATCTTACATTCAAAATAAATTAGACAACAAAGAAAAAATCATGGGCTTCGGTCACCGCGTATATCGTAAAGGCGACCCTCGTGCACCACATTTACGTGTAATGTCTAAAAAATTAACTGAGCTAACTGGTAAACCAGAGCTATATGAGATGTCAGTTAAAATCCATGACATGATCGTGGAACAAAAGAAATTACCTGCAAACGTAGATTTCTTCTCTGCGTCAGTGTATGATTCTTTAGGTATTGATCATGACCTGTTCACACCAATTTTCGCAGTATCTCGTACTTCAGGTTGGGTGGCACACATCCTTGAGCAATATGCAAACAACCGCCTAATCCGTCCACGTGCTGAATATGTTGGACCAGGCATGCAAAAATATATTCCAATCAGCGAGCGCTAA
- the icd gene encoding NADP-dependent isocitrate dehydrogenase produces MSNKIVVENGVLNVPNNPVIPFIEGDGIGPDIWAAASRVIDAAVEKAYNGEKKIEWLEVLAGEKAFNQTGEWLPQETLDKINEYLIAIKGPLTTPIGGGIRSLNVALRQQLDLYVCLRPVRHFDGVPSPVKRPEDVDMVIFRENTEDIYAGIEFESGSEQAQKIINFLQTEFGVNQIRFPETSGIGVKPVSKEGTERLVRSAIEYAIKHKRPSVTLVHKGNIMKFTEGGFKKWGYELAEKEFADQTFTWNQYDAIKAEQGEEAANKAQADALAAGKILVKDSIADIFLQQILTRPTEFDVVATMNLNGDYISDALAAQVGGIGIAPGANINYVTGHAIFEATHGTAPKYAGQDKVNPSSVLLSGVLMLEHLGWQEAADMITKSVEKTISSKVVTYDFARLMDGATEVKCSEFANELIKNL; encoded by the coding sequence ATGTCAAACAAAATTGTAGTTGAAAATGGCGTACTTAATGTACCAAATAATCCAGTAATTCCTTTCATCGAAGGTGATGGAATTGGTCCAGATATCTGGGCAGCAGCATCACGCGTAATCGACGCAGCTGTAGAAAAAGCTTATAACGGTGAAAAGAAAATCGAATGGTTAGAAGTTTTAGCTGGTGAAAAAGCATTTAACCAAACTGGTGAATGGTTACCACAAGAAACTTTAGACAAAATTAACGAATACTTAATTGCAATCAAAGGTCCTCTTACTACACCAATCGGTGGTGGTATCCGCTCTCTAAACGTAGCATTACGTCAACAACTTGACTTATATGTATGCTTACGTCCAGTACGTCACTTTGATGGAGTGCCTTCTCCAGTTAAACGCCCAGAAGACGTTGACATGGTTATCTTCCGCGAAAACACAGAAGACATCTATGCTGGTATTGAATTCGAATCTGGCTCTGAACAAGCTCAAAAAATCATCAACTTCCTACAAACTGAATTTGGTGTAAACCAAATCCGTTTCCCAGAAACTTCTGGTATTGGTGTAAAACCTGTATCTAAAGAAGGTACTGAGCGTTTAGTACGTTCTGCTATCGAATATGCAATTAAACATAAACGCCCATCTGTTACTTTAGTTCATAAAGGTAACATCATGAAATTCACTGAAGGTGGATTCAAAAAATGGGGTTATGAATTAGCTGAAAAAGAATTTGCTGATCAAACATTCACTTGGAATCAATATGATGCAATCAAAGCTGAACAAGGTGAAGAAGCAGCAAACAAAGCGCAAGCTGACGCTTTAGCAGCTGGTAAAATCTTAGTGAAAGATTCTATCGCTGATATCTTCTTACAACAAATTTTAACTCGTCCAACTGAGTTCGATGTAGTAGCTACAATGAACTTAAACGGTGACTATATTTCTGATGCTCTAGCTGCACAAGTTGGTGGTATCGGTATCGCTCCAGGCGCGAACATCAACTATGTAACTGGACATGCAATCTTCGAAGCTACTCACGGCACAGCTCCAAAATATGCTGGCCAAGATAAAGTAAACCCATCATCAGTTTTACTTTCAGGTGTATTAATGCTTGAACACTTAGGATGGCAAGAAGCTGCTGACATGATCACTAAATCTGTTGAGAAAACAATTTCTTCTAAAGTTGTAACTTATGACTTCGCACGTTTAATGGACGGCGCTACAGAAGTGAAATGTTCAGAATTCGCGAACGAGTTAATCAAAAACCTATAA